In Streptomyces sp. P3, one DNA window encodes the following:
- a CDS encoding procyclic acidic repetitive family protein: MTTEHPRLQPPPAPEPLPKPSAVPEPEQSPEPLPKPSPTDACGTTPETVSDAAPDPLPDRQDDRPAAPKDRRVLRAVLRWTAVVTVFAALGAGTAYGITRMERTDLPGLATASDGRWAYPDIAMPPLPSGSPSPFDTGNHATAHYADLRALRLPAPEGSTEDKALHGADGWLATKDFLPVFEAKEDRTTVGQLLTDNGLRHIAARGWTTPDGTRTGVYLLQFDTGAVAERVYTALTTFTSPVHAARGATETEFDEGYPIAADVPNVKRHVYDEAKPYGAEQLRQAYLHAGDVIALVLQSRKGAAAAVPFQQTVALQSQLLS, translated from the coding sequence ATGACCACCGAGCACCCCCGCCTGCAGCCACCGCCCGCCCCGGAACCGCTTCCGAAGCCGTCGGCGGTGCCGGAGCCAGAACAGTCGCCGGAACCGCTTCCGAAGCCGTCGCCGACCGACGCCTGCGGAACGACCCCCGAAACCGTTTCCGACGCGGCTCCCGACCCCCTCCCGGACCGGCAGGACGACCGCCCGGCCGCCCCCAAGGACCGCCGGGTGCTGCGGGCCGTCCTGCGCTGGACCGCCGTCGTCACGGTCTTCGCCGCGCTCGGGGCGGGAACGGCGTACGGGATCACGCGCATGGAGCGCACCGACCTGCCCGGGCTCGCCACCGCGTCGGACGGCCGCTGGGCCTATCCGGACATCGCCATGCCGCCGCTGCCCTCCGGCAGCCCGAGCCCGTTCGACACCGGGAACCATGCCACCGCCCACTACGCGGACCTGCGGGCGCTGCGTCTCCCCGCGCCCGAGGGCTCGACGGAGGACAAGGCGCTGCACGGCGCCGACGGCTGGCTGGCCACGAAGGACTTCCTGCCGGTGTTCGAGGCGAAGGAGGACCGCACCACCGTCGGACAACTGCTCACCGACAACGGCCTGCGGCACATCGCGGCCCGTGGCTGGACCACCCCGGACGGCACCCGCACCGGCGTCTACCTGCTGCAGTTCGACACGGGCGCGGTCGCCGAGCGCGTGTACACCGCGCTCACCACGTTCACCAGCCCGGTGCACGCGGCCCGCGGCGCGACCGAGACGGAGTTCGACGAGGGATACCCCATCGCCGCCGACGTCCCGAACGTCAAACGTCACGTCTACGACGAGGCGAAGCCGTACGGCGCGGAGCAGCTGCGGCAGGCCTACCTGCACGCCGGCGACGTCATCGCCCTGGTGCTGCAGTCCCGCAAGGGCGCCGCGGCGGCCGTTCCGTTCCAGCAGACCGTGGCCCTGCAGAGTCAGCTGCTGAGCTGA
- a CDS encoding FABP family protein, which produces MIEIPSDLHKDLVPLAFLLGSWAGAGVHDFPGSQKCNFGQEVTFAHDGRDFLEYHSHTWVLDNDGNKVRPLESESGFWRIDADRKVEVTMVRDDGVVEIWYGELADKKPQIDLVTDAVARTAASGPYTGGKRLYGYVKSDLMWVGEKQTPEVELRPYMSAHLKKVVTPQDVERWAKALPDDMPDDGIAFFK; this is translated from the coding sequence ATGATCGAGATTCCGTCCGACCTCCACAAGGACCTCGTCCCCCTCGCCTTCCTGCTCGGCAGCTGGGCGGGCGCGGGCGTGCACGACTTCCCGGGGTCGCAGAAGTGCAACTTCGGGCAGGAGGTCACCTTCGCCCACGACGGCCGTGACTTCCTGGAGTACCACTCCCACACCTGGGTCCTGGACAACGACGGCAACAAGGTCCGTCCGCTGGAGTCCGAGTCCGGCTTCTGGCGCATCGACGCCGACCGCAAGGTCGAGGTGACGATGGTCCGCGACGACGGCGTGGTCGAGATCTGGTACGGCGAGCTCGCCGACAAGAAGCCGCAGATCGACCTCGTCACCGACGCGGTGGCCCGCACGGCCGCCTCCGGCCCCTACACCGGCGGCAAGCGTCTGTACGGGTACGTCAAGAGCGACCTCATGTGGGTCGGCGAGAAGCAGACCCCCGAGGTGGAGCTGCGCCCCTACATGTCGGCCCACCTGAAGAAGGTCGTCACCCCGCAGGACGTCGAACGCTGGGCGAAGGCCCTCCCCGACGACATGCCGGACGACGGAATCGCCTTCTTCAAGTAG
- a CDS encoding Fur family transcriptional regulator, with protein MVSTGSTDWKSDLRQRGYRLTPQRQLVLEAVDTLEHATPDAILVEVRKTASGVNISTVYRTLELLEELGLVSHAHLGHGAPTYHLAERHHHIHLVCRDCDNVIEADVQVAAEFTAKLRRSFGFETDMKHFAIFGRCEDCTLKGSTVKGSTVKGSPAGS; from the coding sequence GTGGTGAGCACTGGAAGCACTGACTGGAAGAGCGACCTGCGGCAGCGCGGATACCGCCTGACGCCGCAGCGCCAGCTTGTCCTGGAGGCCGTGGACACCCTGGAGCACGCGACCCCCGACGCCATCCTCGTGGAAGTGAGGAAGACGGCGTCGGGGGTCAACATTTCCACGGTGTACCGGACCCTGGAGCTTCTGGAGGAGCTCGGGCTGGTCAGCCACGCGCACCTGGGACACGGGGCGCCGACGTACCACCTGGCCGAGCGGCACCACCACATCCACCTGGTGTGCCGCGACTGCGACAACGTCATCGAGGCGGACGTGCAGGTCGCCGCCGAGTTCACGGCCAAGCTGCGGCGGAGCTTCGGCTTCGAGACGGACATGAAGCACTTCGCGATCTTCGGCCGCTGCGAGGACTGCACGCTCAAGGGTTCGACCGTCAAGGGTTCTACCGTCAAGGGTTCCCCTGCCGGGTCGTAG
- a CDS encoding folate-binding protein YgfZ has translation MKSPLLSLPGAVPAEGVDEGVAGHYGDLFREQRALADGAGFVDLSHRGVVAVTGEDRLSWLHLLLTQHVTDLPVGQAAEALILSAHGHIEHALYLVDDGTTVWAHVEPGTQDALIAYLESMKFFYRVEVADRTADTAVVHLPAGSIASVPAGVVVRETAYGRDLFLPRADLESYAAQAGPPAGILALEALRVEQHRPRLGFETDHRTIPHELGWIGTAVHLQKGCYRGQETVARVQNLGKPPRRLVFLHLDGSEVHLPAAGTELRVADEAPDSRKIGFVTTSARHHELGPVALALVKRNVPLDAPLLAGTTAAAQEVVVEP, from the coding sequence ATGAAGAGCCCTCTGCTGTCCCTGCCCGGCGCCGTCCCCGCCGAGGGTGTGGACGAAGGCGTCGCCGGTCACTACGGCGACCTGTTCCGCGAGCAGCGCGCCCTCGCCGACGGCGCCGGTTTCGTCGACCTCTCGCACCGCGGAGTCGTCGCCGTCACCGGCGAGGACCGGCTGAGCTGGCTGCACCTCCTGCTCACCCAGCACGTCACCGACCTGCCCGTCGGCCAGGCCGCCGAGGCGCTGATCCTCTCCGCGCACGGTCACATCGAGCACGCGCTGTACCTGGTCGACGACGGCACGACGGTCTGGGCGCACGTGGAGCCCGGCACCCAGGACGCGCTGATCGCGTACCTGGAGTCGATGAAGTTCTTCTACCGGGTCGAGGTCGCCGACCGCACCGCGGACACCGCGGTCGTCCACCTGCCCGCCGGGTCGATCGCATCCGTCCCGGCGGGTGTCGTGGTCCGCGAGACCGCGTACGGCCGCGACCTCTTCCTGCCCCGGGCCGACCTGGAGTCGTACGCCGCGCAGGCCGGTCCGCCCGCCGGGATCCTGGCCCTCGAGGCGCTCCGCGTCGAACAGCACCGCCCGCGCCTCGGCTTCGAGACCGACCACCGCACCATCCCGCACGAGCTCGGCTGGATCGGCACCGCCGTGCACCTGCAGAAGGGCTGCTACCGGGGTCAGGAGACGGTCGCCCGGGTCCAGAACCTCGGCAAGCCGCCCCGCCGTCTGGTCTTCCTCCACCTCGACGGCAGCGAGGTCCACCTGCCCGCCGCGGGCACCGAACTCCGCGTCGCCGACGAGGCGCCCGACAGCCGCAAGATCGGCTTCGTCACCACGTCCGCGCGCCACCACGAACTCGGTCCGGTCGCCCTGGCGCTGGTGAAGCGCAACGTCCCGCTGGACGCCCCGCTGCTGGCGGGCACCACGGCGGCGGCCCAGGAGGTCGTGGTCGAGCCGTAG
- the dtd gene encoding D-aminoacyl-tRNA deacylase — protein MRAVVQRVDGASVVVDGETVGEINGEGLCVLVGVTHEDTKEKAAQLARKLWSVRMLHDEKSCSDIAAPLLVISQFTLYGDARKGRRPTWNAAAPGPVAEPLVDEVVAQLRALGATVATGRFGARMRVSLTNDGPFTVLIEV, from the coding sequence ATGCGAGCGGTGGTGCAGAGGGTGGACGGCGCGAGCGTCGTCGTGGACGGCGAGACGGTCGGCGAGATCAACGGCGAGGGGCTGTGCGTCCTCGTCGGCGTCACGCACGAGGACACGAAGGAGAAGGCGGCCCAGCTCGCGCGCAAGCTCTGGTCGGTGCGCATGCTGCACGACGAGAAGTCCTGCAGCGACATCGCCGCCCCGCTGCTGGTGATCAGCCAGTTCACGCTGTACGGCGACGCGCGCAAGGGCCGCCGGCCCACCTGGAACGCGGCCGCGCCGGGCCCCGTCGCCGAACCGCTCGTCGACGAGGTCGTGGCGCAGCTGCGCGCCCTCGGGGCGACCGTGGCGACGGGCCGGTTCGGCGCGCGGATGCGGGTGTCGCTGACGAACGACGGCCCGTTCACGGTGCTGATCGAGGTCTGA
- a CDS encoding aerial mycelium formation protein: MSTPSTERSATHRPPAQRSDSPMLPVEPPEQELAGLSLPELRTLRRDAQRDEADLSYVRRLLQGRIDILRAELARRSPTGAASVVDRLPEILTDAPARHRSSARHVTLGTPHSEEGRRLAADMLADVELSDLDARTDLELHEAMARLVRYEQQVSSRRQHLQRTADESGTEITRRYREGEAQVEDLLV, encoded by the coding sequence ATGAGCACACCGAGTACCGAGCGGTCGGCGACACACCGGCCGCCCGCACAGCGCAGCGACAGCCCCATGCTGCCCGTCGAGCCGCCCGAGCAGGAGCTGGCCGGGCTGAGTCTGCCCGAGCTGCGCACCCTGCGCCGGGACGCCCAGCGCGACGAGGCCGACCTCAGTTACGTACGACGGCTGTTGCAGGGCCGGATCGACATCCTGCGTGCCGAGCTGGCCCGGCGTTCGCCGACGGGCGCGGCCTCCGTGGTGGACCGGCTGCCGGAGATCCTCACGGACGCCCCTGCCCGGCACCGTTCCTCCGCACGTCACGTCACCCTGGGCACCCCGCACAGCGAGGAGGGCCGGCGGCTGGCCGCCGACATGCTGGCCGACGTCGAGCTCTCCGACCTCGACGCCCGCACGGACCTCGAGCTCCACGAGGCGATGGCCCGGCTGGTGCGTTACGAACAGCAGGTCTCCAGCCGCCGTCAGCACCTCCAGCGGACGGCCGACGAGTCCGGCACGGAGATCACCCGGCGGTACCGGGAGGGGGAGGCGCAGGTGGAGGACCTGCTGGTGTGA
- a CDS encoding GNAT family N-acetyltransferase → MTSRASLPVDVDTRLITDSELPDWIRALDTGFLRPPVLTEQLLAERRAAIAQSRTSGAFDAGRCVATFRSFPQELTAVGGAVVPADAISNVTVSPTHRRRGLLTRLMTDDLTAAKERGDVVATLIAAEYRIYGRYGFGPATTTTEWSIDVQRAGLDPRRSGQPEEGRIDLVDGDEVRKTGPGLHERLRRAQPGAVSRSEAWWDVQTGVANPTGDPWTEPFYAVYRSPDGEVEGLVSYRADEKWSDAKQPLNTASVRWLIAVTPAAERALWHYLCSIDWITRVKSGRRSPADLLPLYLPDPRAATVTTQADWLWVRILDVVRALEARTYDMAGELVLEVVDGAGLAGGRFLLDATPDGASCVPTARSADLTLDVGELATLWLGDESAVRLAALGRLREERAGAARGADALLRTSGRPWCPDMF, encoded by the coding sequence ATGACCAGCCGAGCCAGCCTTCCTGTCGACGTCGACACCCGTCTGATCACCGACTCCGAACTCCCCGACTGGATACGGGCCCTGGACACGGGCTTCCTGCGCCCACCGGTCCTCACCGAACAGCTGTTGGCGGAACGCCGCGCGGCCATCGCGCAGTCCCGCACCTCGGGCGCCTTCGACGCCGGCCGCTGCGTCGCCACGTTCCGCTCCTTCCCGCAGGAGCTCACGGCCGTCGGCGGCGCCGTCGTCCCGGCCGACGCGATCTCCAACGTCACCGTCTCGCCCACGCACCGCCGCCGCGGCCTGCTCACCCGGCTGATGACCGACGACCTCACGGCCGCGAAGGAGCGCGGGGACGTCGTGGCCACGCTCATCGCGGCCGAGTACCGGATCTACGGCCGCTACGGCTTCGGTCCGGCCACCACGACGACCGAGTGGTCGATCGACGTGCAGCGTGCCGGTCTCGACCCGCGCCGGTCGGGTCAGCCGGAGGAGGGCCGGATCGACCTCGTCGACGGCGACGAGGTCCGCAAGACGGGTCCCGGTCTGCACGAGCGGCTGCGGCGTGCGCAGCCCGGCGCCGTCAGCAGGAGCGAGGCGTGGTGGGACGTCCAGACCGGGGTGGCGAACCCGACCGGCGACCCCTGGACCGAGCCCTTCTACGCGGTGTACCGCTCGCCCGACGGCGAGGTGGAGGGGCTGGTCTCCTACCGGGCCGACGAGAAGTGGAGCGACGCCAAGCAGCCGCTGAACACGGCGTCGGTGCGGTGGCTGATCGCGGTGACCCCGGCTGCCGAGCGCGCCCTGTGGCACTACCTGTGCTCCATCGACTGGATCACCCGGGTGAAGTCGGGCCGGCGCTCGCCGGCCGATCTGCTGCCGCTCTACCTGCCGGACCCGCGCGCGGCGACCGTCACCACGCAGGCGGACTGGCTGTGGGTGCGGATCCTGGACGTCGTACGGGCCCTTGAGGCGCGTACCTACGACATGGCCGGCGAGCTGGTGCTGGAGGTCGTCGACGGGGCCGGCCTGGCCGGCGGCCGCTTCCTGCTGGACGCGACCCCCGACGGGGCCTCCTGCGTGCCGACCGCCCGCAGCGCCGACCTCACTCTCGACGTCGGCGAGCTGGCGACGCTGTGGCTGGGCGACGAGTCCGCGGTGCGGCTGGCGGCCCTGGGCCGGCTCCGGGAAGAACGAGCGGGCGCCGCCCGGGGGGCCGACGCCCTGCTGCGTACGTCCGGGCGGCCTTGGTGCCCGGACATGTTCTGA
- a CDS encoding winged helix-turn-helix domain-containing protein, with the protein MEPEHASVKGRREAGRPLPSHREVADELRTRIRTGVLRPGQRMPTQAKLAKEFGVERGAVRQALRILQSERLLTNVSKGSPATVAGLPGAAGGPAGPAAAPQPSMVGLPPRVTAAFAAEHVQVDALCLTAVSLTAAIGEPLRQIHAGQLKPAKIDVRVLLPSRDIDLAFPTPVDGSPGGRLQRRWLAHRNAQGQVLRHNLLTLRSTHGIDVHVTFRALPFTPPVKLYLLNGTEALFAYYTVTRGEQTIDQEHLELYDAEGTRSLLFAFEEGAGPRDTTLVEQSRRWFDALWDTISSELVLTS; encoded by the coding sequence GTGGAGCCGGAACATGCCTCCGTCAAGGGGCGGAGGGAGGCGGGGCGGCCGTTGCCGTCACACCGTGAGGTGGCCGACGAGTTGCGCACCCGGATCAGAACCGGAGTGCTGCGGCCGGGTCAGCGCATGCCCACACAGGCCAAGCTGGCGAAGGAGTTCGGCGTCGAGCGGGGCGCCGTGCGGCAGGCCCTGCGCATTCTGCAGTCGGAACGGCTTCTGACCAACGTCTCCAAGGGCAGCCCGGCGACGGTCGCGGGGCTGCCGGGGGCGGCCGGCGGGCCGGCCGGGCCCGCCGCGGCGCCGCAGCCCTCGATGGTGGGGCTGCCGCCCCGCGTCACCGCGGCCTTCGCGGCGGAGCACGTCCAGGTCGACGCACTCTGCCTGACCGCGGTGTCACTGACGGCCGCGATCGGTGAACCGCTGCGGCAGATCCACGCGGGGCAGCTGAAACCGGCCAAGATCGACGTCCGGGTCCTGCTGCCGTCCCGGGACATCGACCTCGCCTTTCCCACTCCGGTGGACGGCTCGCCCGGCGGGCGGCTGCAGCGCCGCTGGCTCGCCCACCGCAACGCCCAGGGTCAGGTGCTGCGGCACAACCTGCTCACCCTGCGTTCCACGCACGGCATCGACGTGCACGTGACCTTTCGCGCGCTGCCGTTCACCCCGCCCGTCAAGCTGTATCTGCTCAACGGGACGGAGGCGTTGTTCGCGTACTACACGGTCACCCGGGGCGAGCAGACGATCGACCAGGAGCACCTGGAGCTGTACGACGCCGAGGGCACGCGGTCGCTGCTGTTCGCCTTCGAGGAGGGCGCCGGCCCGCGGGACACGACGTTGGTGGAGCAGTCCCGGAGGTGGTTCGACGCGCTGTGGGACACCATCAGCTCGGAGCTGGTGCTCACGAGCTGA
- a CDS encoding winged helix-turn-helix domain-containing protein: MVVTQENVAVNGSGRLSPQEIADVLRERIRAGELKAGERLPTQAELADEFGVERGAVRQALRSLQDDGLLTNVSKGSPPRIAQPSSPGRDEPQPTMVGLAPRLTAAFSAPHVRIDAACLTAESLIPALGEPLRLIHGGQLKPARIDVRILLPSRDISLAFPVPVDGRGDDDPVHQRWLAMRNAQGHVLRHNLQTLRSHGIDVNITFRALPFTPPVKLYLLNGEEALMAYYMVTRREEATDSGTLDMYDVLGTESLLFSFEKAAGQRDAAFVEESQKWFDALWETITTDLTLS; the protein is encoded by the coding sequence TTGGTCGTGACCCAGGAGAACGTGGCAGTGAACGGCAGCGGACGGCTCTCGCCCCAGGAGATCGCCGATGTCCTGCGCGAACGCATCCGCGCCGGGGAGCTCAAGGCCGGTGAGCGGCTGCCCACGCAGGCCGAACTCGCCGACGAGTTCGGCGTGGAGCGCGGCGCCGTCCGCCAGGCCCTGAGGTCACTGCAGGACGACGGACTGCTCACCAACGTGAGCAAGGGCAGCCCGCCCCGCATCGCCCAGCCGTCGTCGCCGGGCCGCGACGAACCCCAGCCCACGATGGTCGGCCTGGCCCCCCGGCTCACCGCCGCCTTCTCCGCGCCCCATGTGCGCATCGACGCCGCCTGCCTCACCGCCGAGAGCCTCATTCCGGCCCTGGGTGAGCCGCTGCGGCTGATCCACGGGGGGCAGCTGAAGCCCGCCAGGATCGACGTGCGCATCCTGCTGCCGTCCCGGGACATCAGCCTCGCCTTCCCGGTCCCGGTCGACGGCCGCGGGGACGACGACCCGGTCCACCAGCGCTGGCTGGCCATGCGCAACGCCCAGGGCCATGTGCTCCGCCACAACCTGCAGACCCTGCGCTCGCACGGCATCGACGTCAACATCACTTTCCGCGCGCTGCCGTTCACCCCGCCGGTCAAGCTGTACCTCCTCAACGGCGAGGAGGCGCTGATGGCGTACTACATGGTCACCCGCCGCGAGGAGGCCACCGACAGCGGAACCCTGGACATGTACGACGTGCTGGGCACCGAGTCGCTCCTCTTCTCCTTCGAGAAGGCGGCCGGTCAGCGCGACGCCGCGTTCGTGGAGGAATCCCAGAAGTGGTTCGACGCCCTCTGGGAAACCATCACGACGGACCTGACACTCTCCTAG
- a CDS encoding HAD family hydrolase yields MVRRPLGNHHDGPDTLLVTSDTQQTQQVTPDTDPDTETADLREVMGSARVVLWDFDGPICRLFAGHSADVVADGLVEWLEGRGLHHLLTESERDSLDPHVVLRAVDRRHPGSDLVTELEERLTQEELRATATAMPTPYADPLIRTLTARGLRLAITTNNSPRVVATYLASRGLTSCFTPHVYGRTQELRHLKPHPHCLNLALRAMGSAPGTALMIGDTPSDFLAAREAGVPFLGYARNERKEKLLRGAGATLVVPSLEPVLDAVRSA; encoded by the coding sequence GTGGTTCGACGCCCTCTGGGAAACCATCACGACGGACCTGACACTCTCCTAGTGACCTCTGATACGCAGCAGACCCAACAGGTGACCCCCGACACCGACCCCGACACCGAGACCGCTGACCTGCGGGAAGTGATGGGAAGCGCGCGCGTCGTCCTCTGGGACTTCGACGGGCCCATCTGCCGTCTCTTCGCCGGTCATTCGGCGGACGTGGTGGCCGACGGCCTGGTGGAGTGGCTCGAAGGACGGGGCCTGCACCACCTGCTGACGGAGTCCGAGCGGGACTCGCTCGACCCGCACGTCGTGCTGCGTGCCGTGGACCGCCGGCACCCGGGCAGCGACCTGGTCACCGAGCTGGAGGAACGCCTCACCCAGGAAGAGCTGAGGGCCACGGCCACGGCGATGCCCACGCCCTACGCCGACCCGCTGATACGCACCCTGACGGCCCGCGGCCTGCGGCTGGCGATCACCACGAACAACTCCCCCCGGGTGGTCGCCACCTACCTCGCGTCCCGCGGTCTCACCTCGTGCTTCACGCCCCACGTCTACGGTCGCACCCAGGAGCTGCGCCACCTCAAGCCGCACCCGCACTGCCTGAACCTCGCCCTGCGCGCCATGGGCTCGGCGCCCGGCACCGCGCTGATGATCGGTGACACCCCCTCCGACTTCCTGGCCGCCCGGGAGGCCGGCGTCCCCTTCCTCGGCTACGCGCGTAACGAGCGCAAGGAGAAACTGCTCAGGGGCGCGGGCGCGACACTCGTGGTCCCGTCCCTGGAACCGGTACTGGACGCGGTCAGGTCCGCCTGA
- a CDS encoding GntR family transcriptional regulator, which translates to MDVQQGSDGGGRAFQRVADDLRARMTDGTYSLRSFLPSQRDLAEEYGVSRDTVQRVLRELASEGWIESRQGSGSRVVKIQRIHSSTPRATRLRHGATLGPLLSEAFEQPEVTLDVYTLTSESLDAHIRLQAERIRGGSIAPERIGLRMILPSRDLDLPYPRVKDDKGDERLRNRLLDITDRHTESLRGVLKALKTEKYVSAVDVQIRHAPLTPAFKLYLLNGTEALHGPYEVIQRQIELESGEEITALDVLGLGATLTHQVKGPDPNSSGTVFVETWRSWFDSVWDHLAE; encoded by the coding sequence GTGGACGTGCAGCAGGGCAGCGACGGTGGGGGAAGGGCGTTCCAGCGGGTCGCCGACGACCTGCGTGCCCGCATGACGGACGGCACCTACTCGCTGCGTTCCTTTCTGCCCTCCCAGCGGGACCTGGCAGAGGAGTACGGGGTCTCCCGCGACACCGTGCAGCGCGTGCTGCGGGAACTGGCCAGCGAGGGCTGGATCGAGTCCCGCCAGGGCAGCGGCTCCCGGGTGGTCAAGATTCAGCGGATTCACTCGTCGACGCCCAGAGCCACTCGGCTGCGCCACGGCGCGACACTGGGGCCGCTGCTCAGCGAGGCCTTCGAGCAGCCCGAAGTCACCCTGGACGTCTACACGCTGACGTCCGAATCGCTGGACGCGCACATCCGGCTGCAGGCCGAGCGGATCCGCGGCGGCTCGATAGCGCCCGAGCGCATCGGCCTACGCATGATCCTGCCTTCCCGGGACCTCGACCTGCCCTATCCGCGGGTCAAGGACGACAAGGGCGACGAACGTCTGCGCAACCGGCTGCTCGACATCACGGACCGTCACACGGAATCGCTGCGCGGGGTGCTGAAGGCCCTGAAGACGGAGAAGTACGTGTCCGCGGTCGACGTCCAGATCCGGCACGCGCCGCTGACACCGGCCTTCAAGCTGTATCTGCTGAACGGTACGGAGGCGCTGCACGGTCCCTACGAGGTGATCCAGCGCCAGATCGAACTGGAGTCCGGCGAAGAGATCACCGCCCTGGACGTGCTGGGACTCGGCGCCACCCTCACCCACCAGGTGAAGGGCCCGGACCCCAACTCGTCGGGCACGGTCTTCGTGGAAACCTGGCGCTCCTGGTTCGACTCCGTCTGGGATCATCTCGCCGAATAG